In the genome of Pseudomonadota bacterium, one region contains:
- a CDS encoding HAD hydrolase family protein, which translates to MNKAEAMEKAKKVKYVILDIHGIMTDNTLYYTQEGTKSELFSLHDKLGIKLLTEAGIPVALLTTKISRADEQMGAIYGIPPERLWGQGAKMGRVDQFEQETGIKDEEICYAGDEMIDLAVMKRVGFSVAPSDASHEATSIADLVTSKGGGKGVVREAAQFILEAQGKWEQIVEKFK; encoded by the coding sequence ATGAATAAAGCAGAGGCGATGGAAAAAGCAAAAAAGGTGAAATATGTCATTCTTGATATTCATGGGATAATGACAGACAATACCCTTTACTATACACAGGAAGGGACAAAATCTGAACTTTTTTCTCTTCATGACAAACTCGGAATTAAGCTTCTTACCGAAGCAGGCATCCCCGTTGCTCTTCTTACAACAAAGATATCACGCGCAGATGAGCAGATGGGGGCTATCTATGGAATTCCTCCTGAAAGACTCTGGGGACAGGGTGCAAAAATGGGAAGGGTTGATCAGTTTGAGCAGGAAACAGGCATAAAAGATGAGGAAATTTGCTATGCCGGAGATGAGATGATAGACCTTGCAGTTATGAAACGGGTAGGGTTTTCAGTAGCTCCTTCCGATGCTTCACATGAAGCCACATCGATTGCCGACTTAGTTACTTCTAAAGGCGGCGGTAAGGGTGTTGTAAGGGAAGCGGCACAGTTTATCCTTGAGGCACAAGGCAA
- a CDS encoding HAD hydrolase family protein: MAFEKDLNNAKEKAKKIKLFCHDIHGVLTANNIFCDIEGNRRYGFWHMDGFGDLSFTANGIGVAFLDTTSIDGEGLFRAKELKLDKFYYSVTDKWAKIEELKKEMGITDEEIGYLGCELTDIAPMKKVGFPIATADAIDEVKALACYITKAAGGRGAMREICEFVLRAMDKWDAWVEKVTKMGYK; this comes from the coding sequence ATGGCATTCGAAAAAGATTTGAACAATGCAAAGGAAAAGGCTAAAAAAATTAAGCTTTTTTGCCATGATATTCATGGCGTATTAACTGCGAACAACATTTTTTGTGATATTGAAGGAAACAGGCGTTACGGTTTCTGGCATATGGACGGGTTCGGGGATCTTTCCTTTACCGCAAATGGAATAGGCGTTGCTTTTCTCGATACAACATCCATAGATGGAGAAGGTCTGTTCAGAGCAAAAGAACTGAAACTCGATAAGTTCTATTATAGCGTAACAGACAAGTGGGCAAAGATTGAGGAACTGAAAAAAGAAATGGGTATAACAGATGAAGAAATAGGCTATCTGGGTTGTGAACTTACGGACATTGCCCCTATGAAAAAGGTCGGTTTTCCCATAGCAACAGCAGATGCCATTGACGAAGTAAAGGCTCTTGCCTGTTATATTACCAAGGCTGCCGGCGGAAGAGGCGCTATGAGGGAAATATGCGAATTTGTCTTGAGAGCCATGGACAAATGGGATGCATGGGTAGAGAAAGTAACCAAAATGGGTTACAAATAG